Within the Ensifer canadensis genome, the region AGCTGGCCGAGCCGAGCCAAAGCGGCTTGCCATCCGAGCCGGTATGTTTGGTCTGCCAGAAGCGCACGTGGTTTCGCTCGTCGGCGCTGTTACCGACGGGCTTTTCAAACGCCAGATCCTGTTTCCGGCCCTCGAAGAACAAAGGGCTGACCGGTGCATCGAGGTCCGGCCGATCGAGCACCACGCTCAATCCGATGTCGACGGAGGATCGCAGGGTTATCTTGTCGGCCGGATCCCAGCCGGCCGCGGCGAAGGCGCGGATCACCTGTTCCTTGGAGCCAACGAGGCCGACGTTGATAGGGTCGCCGGGAATATCCTGCTCGGTGGTGGTGACCATGGCGCTAAAATCGTCAACCCGGCTCCTGTCGTGAAAGATCCAGAGCTCCGGCAGCAGGAAATAGCTGACCAGCAGATAGGCGACCAGCACAACCGCCAGGACGCTCAGAGATGCATGAAGTTTCCTGCGACGGGTCATCTGCGTTCACCCTAGTCCCGGTGCGGTGATATCAGCTAAAGGCGATATCAGCTAAACCTGAAACAGCCAGGAAAGCAACGTGTGGTTATGGTCATGCCGATCCTGCACCAGCCCGTCTCC harbors:
- a CDS encoding LssY C-terminal domain-containing protein, with product MTRRRKLHASLSVLAVVLVAYLLVSYFLLPELWIFHDRSRVDDFSAMVTTTEQDIPGDPINVGLVGSKEQVIRAFAAAGWDPADKITLRSSVDIGLSVVLDRPDLDAPVSPLFFEGRKQDLAFEKPVGNSADERNHVRFWQTKHTGSDGKPLWLGSASFDRGVGFSHDTGQITHHIGPNLDAERDLVIGDLQKAGQVSSTYDIPGIGATTTGRNGGGDPYFTDGKALVGVLGQVTAGTGG